A single Desulfovibrio piger DNA region contains:
- a CDS encoding type III secretion system chaperone has protein sequence MVSLDDKVRALAVTAGWKPPRPEKDGSYRFRLEDGLDLKIFSPDGRWCFLLAELLSLPEAGHDRDSLLRNVAGQQAGICRERASVVALEHQEDPAARDRDRLILQSRMPVDVPQQRFDDAVRDFLNDLAWWKKSLGGSPREELSSMFSLSGTFFGGVY, from the coding sequence ATGGTTTCGCTGGATGACAAGGTCCGTGCCCTCGCGGTGACGGCCGGCTGGAAGCCCCCCCGCCCGGAAAAGGACGGTTCATACCGCTTTCGTCTGGAAGACGGCCTTGACCTGAAGATTTTTTCTCCTGACGGGCGCTGGTGCTTCCTGCTGGCCGAGCTGCTTTCCTTGCCGGAGGCGGGGCATGACCGGGACAGCCTGCTCCGTAACGTGGCGGGCCAGCAGGCCGGCATCTGCCGTGAGCGCGCTTCGGTCGTGGCCCTTGAGCATCAGGAAGACCCGGCGGCCCGGGATCGGGATCGCCTGATATTGCAGTCCCGGATGCCCGTGGACGTGCCCCAGCAGCGTTTCGACGATGCCGTCCGGGACTTCCTCAATGACCTCGCCTGGTGGAAGAAGAGCCTGGGGGGCTCGCCGCGTGAGGAGCTGTCTTCCATGTTCTCCCTGTCGGGTACGTTTTTCGGAGGCGTCTATTGA
- the sctC gene encoding type III secretion system outer membrane ring subunit SctC, with amino-acid sequence MKRLVALCLCWIFCCLLATEGLCASSRGAFPFRAAFSHYADNENICTVLSAFARAEGYGSVCSPALNGQMSGRFEQVDPRTFLNGMRSAFGVRWYMQGRTVTFWNDSEKAEAFLAPSTVSAASLRDMLRSAGMISPQLPVKLLHAQNLLSVSGPPLYLDQLRGAMKAFEDAQGSRSVMRVFPLKYAWAEDMQVNSMDATVTIPGVASILQAMASGTPLTGSQVTVQPSAQGGLRGKGLIAMSTPAGSSQTAPAAPQNGKDPSGTSGGPSIIADPRVNAVVVTDAEYRMSYYAKVIADLDKPVELVEIHAAIVDIDSDFSRDFGVNWSGTGAYGKHWTGGGSAGGTSTSGIFPAAGASSAGGLSYSTLYSYGSDYFLARVTALEEDGQARVLGKPSVLTMDNVQASLENTSSYYVPVSGNESSDLFKIDSGTVLKVTPHIIPGLPGQADSIKLMVSVQDDRDDGSSLFSVDPNNLSPIKQTKINTQAIVGEGQSLLIGGHYYEIQSDAETGIPGLKNIPILGGLFGSTGKKHQRMERLILITPRIVRMDTASNVPARVDDPRFSRTPTQADYEERRPKEMPVGGCARRRELAPDVQPAPPVKVTPQPSPVPATTKSIQNAAVPQPILTPASAGAQPVLTPVSSTASSAGGRQ; translated from the coding sequence TTGAAGCGCCTTGTAGCCCTCTGCCTGTGCTGGATCTTCTGCTGCCTTCTGGCAACAGAAGGTCTTTGCGCGTCTTCCCGCGGCGCCTTCCCCTTTCGGGCGGCGTTTTCCCATTACGCGGACAATGAAAACATCTGCACGGTCCTTTCCGCCTTTGCCCGTGCCGAAGGCTACGGCTCGGTATGCAGTCCTGCCCTCAACGGGCAGATGAGCGGCCGCTTCGAGCAGGTGGACCCCCGTACCTTCCTCAATGGCATGCGCTCGGCGTTCGGGGTGCGCTGGTACATGCAGGGGCGTACGGTGACGTTCTGGAACGACAGCGAAAAGGCCGAAGCCTTCCTGGCGCCGTCCACGGTCTCGGCCGCCTCCTTGCGGGACATGCTGCGCAGTGCGGGCATGATCTCGCCGCAGCTGCCCGTCAAGCTGCTGCATGCGCAGAACCTGCTCTCGGTCAGTGGCCCGCCCCTCTATCTGGATCAGCTGCGCGGGGCCATGAAAGCCTTTGAGGATGCCCAGGGCAGCCGCAGCGTCATGCGCGTGTTCCCGCTCAAGTATGCCTGGGCGGAAGACATGCAGGTCAACAGCATGGATGCCACCGTGACCATCCCCGGTGTGGCCAGCATCCTGCAGGCCATGGCCAGCGGAACGCCGCTGACCGGTTCACAGGTGACGGTGCAGCCGTCGGCACAGGGAGGCCTGCGGGGCAAGGGGCTGATCGCCATGAGCACTCCGGCGGGCTCCTCCCAGACAGCGCCGGCAGCCCCCCAGAACGGAAAGGATCCGTCCGGGACGTCCGGGGGGCCCAGCATCATCGCCGATCCCCGGGTCAATGCCGTGGTCGTGACCGATGCCGAATACCGCATGAGCTATTACGCCAAGGTCATCGCCGACCTGGACAAGCCCGTGGAACTGGTGGAGATCCACGCGGCCATCGTGGATATCGACAGCGATTTTTCCCGTGATTTCGGCGTCAACTGGTCGGGCACCGGAGCCTACGGCAAGCACTGGACAGGCGGCGGCAGCGCGGGGGGCACCTCCACCAGCGGCATTTTTCCCGCTGCCGGGGCTTCCAGCGCGGGGGGGCTCTCCTATTCCACCCTGTATTCCTACGGCTCGGACTATTTCCTGGCCCGCGTCACCGCCCTGGAAGAAGACGGCCAGGCCCGCGTGCTGGGCAAACCTTCCGTGCTGACCATGGACAATGTGCAGGCGTCCCTGGAGAATACCAGTTCCTATTATGTGCCGGTATCGGGCAATGAGTCCTCCGACCTGTTCAAGATCGATTCGGGGACCGTCCTCAAGGTGACGCCCCACATCATCCCCGGCCTGCCGGGACAGGCGGACAGCATCAAGCTCATGGTCAGCGTGCAGGATGACCGGGACGACGGCTCCAGCCTGTTTTCCGTGGATCCCAACAATCTTTCCCCCATCAAGCAGACAAAGATCAATACGCAGGCCATCGTGGGAGAAGGGCAGAGCCTGCTCATCGGGGGACATTATTACGAGATCCAGAGCGATGCGGAGACCGGCATCCCCGGCCTCAAGAACATCCCCATCCTGGGCGGCCTGTTCGGTTCCACGGGCAAAAAGCACCAGCGCATGGAGCGCCTTATCCTGATCACGCCGCGCATCGTCCGCATGGATACGGCCTCCAACGTGCCGGCCCGTGTGGACGATCCCCGCTTCAGCCGGACGCCCACCCAGGCCGACTATGAAGAACGGCGCCCCAAGGAAATGCCTGTGGGCGGCTGCGCCCGCCGCCGCGAGCTGGCACCGGACGTGCAGCCCGCGCCTCCCGTGAAGGTCACGCCCCAGCCGTCACCTGTACCGGCCACCACCAAGAGCATCCAGAACGCGGCCGTGCCGCAGCCCATCCTGACCCCTGCCAGTGCGGGGGCCCAGCCGGTGCTGACGCCTGTCAGCAGCACGGCGTCTTCCGCCGGGGGGCGCCAGTGA
- the sctD gene encoding type III secretion system inner membrane ring subunit SctD, with amino-acid sequence MTGSRGSAVCLYVFSGPHLGACVELAEGNWVVGSDDACDIILTGLAPRHAVLDISSGDNAFPVLSVTALDGPLRLQGEEPVGPGEADGPLHPAAGSAWYLGTTCFAWNRPGVPQESLVPELSPHARTPGAGEAAPVETGSVPAVTETSELLPTANDLGMDAEASETLLPDVPETPPARRAGWRALLLVLVAVFLLALSLMVRPADSDPEHYPEIIKKYLEDAGIRGLAVSRRDPGVEIRGTVADDAAMIRLRDMARGLHIPVYLEVAVQEDMLRAVRSSLGIRGFHPDVVLWENKGNPRLQVRAYMKDELLEAAAFTALKEEVRGLPTVDRHIVYEKDLAPVLDAALQRAGLGNVRVIYLPGRVDFSGDFRPEDTKKLEAIRQDASELFGVRLYGTSSASGALAAAERSLTPSRDGEPGGAAPARPAGTGGGDPLGGLRVTGVTMSPMRFVTTADGRRLFEGAVLPSGWTLESIDTKALVLRNGSQVVSHRLRGK; translated from the coding sequence GTGACCGGCAGCAGGGGCAGCGCCGTCTGCCTGTACGTCTTTTCCGGGCCGCATCTGGGCGCCTGTGTGGAACTGGCGGAAGGGAACTGGGTCGTGGGGTCGGATGACGCCTGCGACATCATCCTGACCGGTCTTGCCCCCCGCCATGCCGTTCTGGACATTTCGTCAGGAGACAACGCCTTTCCCGTGCTGTCCGTGACGGCCCTGGATGGTCCGCTTCGTCTGCAGGGGGAAGAGCCCGTCGGGCCGGGTGAGGCCGATGGTCCTCTGCATCCCGCAGCCGGGAGCGCCTGGTATCTTGGTACGACCTGTTTTGCCTGGAACCGTCCCGGAGTCCCCCAGGAAAGTCTTGTGCCGGAGCTTTCCCCGCACGCCCGCACCCCCGGGGCCGGCGAGGCTGCGCCTGTGGAGACGGGATCCGTACCTGCGGTCACGGAGACATCTGAGCTGCTGCCGACCGCCAATGATCTTGGCATGGACGCCGAAGCTTCGGAAACACTGTTGCCGGATGTCCCGGAAACGCCCCCCGCCCGTCGAGCCGGCTGGCGGGCCTTGCTTCTGGTGCTGGTGGCGGTCTTCCTGCTCGCCTTGTCCCTGATGGTCAGACCTGCGGACTCTGATCCTGAGCATTACCCCGAGATCATTAAAAAATATCTTGAAGATGCCGGTATCCGGGGCCTGGCTGTGAGCCGGCGTGATCCTGGCGTGGAGATACGCGGAACAGTGGCGGACGATGCGGCCATGATCCGTTTGCGTGATATGGCACGTGGATTGCATATCCCTGTGTACCTGGAAGTGGCCGTACAGGAAGACATGCTGCGCGCCGTGCGCAGTTCGCTTGGTATCCGCGGTTTCCATCCTGATGTCGTCCTGTGGGAGAACAAGGGCAATCCGCGTTTGCAGGTCAGGGCCTACATGAAGGACGAGCTGCTGGAGGCAGCAGCCTTCACGGCCCTGAAAGAAGAGGTCCGGGGCCTGCCGACGGTGGACAGGCACATCGTCTACGAAAAGGATCTTGCGCCTGTACTGGATGCGGCCCTGCAGCGGGCGGGCCTGGGGAATGTCCGGGTCATCTACCTGCCGGGCCGGGTGGATTTTTCGGGTGATTTCCGGCCGGAAGACACCAAGAAGCTGGAAGCCATCCGGCAGGATGCCAGCGAGCTGTTCGGTGTCCGTCTGTACGGGACCTCGTCGGCCTCGGGCGCTCTGGCCGCTGCGGAACGCTCCCTGACACCTTCGCGGGACGGGGAGCCCGGCGGGGCCGCACCTGCCCGGCCGGCGGGCACTGGCGGCGGGGATCCGCTGGGAGGGCTGCGTGTGACCGGCGTCACCATGTCGCCCATGCGTTTCGTGACCACCGCCGATGGCAGGCGCCTGTTTGAAGGGGCCGTGCTCCCCAGCGGCTGGACCCTGGAGAGCATCGACACCAAAGCCCTTGTCCTGCGCAACGGCAGCCAGGTCGTCAGTCACAGATTGAGAGGTAAATGA
- a CDS encoding EscF/YscF/HrpA family type III secretion system needle major subunit, whose translation MNIGSSGGIDVGQLFQNATNGLSRDGQALQAKMDEISASGEVDQMELLELQFAMGQYNAKLETISSVTKSIQDMLKSLAQRTG comes from the coding sequence ATGAATATAGGAAGCTCGGGCGGGATCGATGTCGGCCAGCTGTTCCAGAATGCCACCAACGGACTGAGCCGGGACGGCCAGGCCCTGCAGGCCAAGATGGACGAGATCAGTGCCTCCGGCGAGGTGGACCAGATGGAGCTGCTGGAACTGCAGTTCGCCATGGGGCAGTACAACGCCAAGCTGGAGACCATCTCCTCGGTGACCAAGAGCATCCAGGATATGCTCAAGTCTCTGGCCCAGAGGACGGGCTAG
- a CDS encoding tetratricopeptide repeat protein: MVSEKQMARLLDLANLACQKGLVGEARTIFRAVLALRPDFAPALVGLAFSHVVVDDFDTALTILDKVLAGNAADADALAMRGLACLLAGRREEAEQAFTAIPQDCAAADMARAIMEVA, from the coding sequence ATGGTTTCCGAAAAACAGATGGCCCGTCTGCTGGATCTGGCCAATCTGGCCTGTCAAAAGGGGCTTGTCGGGGAAGCCAGGACCATTTTTCGGGCAGTCCTGGCGCTCAGGCCGGATTTTGCGCCCGCTCTCGTGGGACTGGCATTTTCCCACGTGGTCGTGGATGATTTTGACACCGCGCTCACCATCCTGGACAAGGTCCTTGCGGGCAATGCCGCTGATGCCGACGCCCTTGCCATGCGCGGCCTTGCCTGCCTGCTGGCCGGACGCAGGGAAGAGGCGGAACAGGCCTTTACGGCCATCCCCCAGGACTGCGCGGCCGCAGACATGGCCCGGGCCATCATGGAAGTGGCCTGA